From the Rhizobium sp. ARZ01 genome, the window CGCGGTGCTCCTGCTCGACATCACGAAGATGATTGGCTTCTTCGCGCTGATGCAGATCGACTTCAACCTGACGGCGATCGCCGCCGTGCTGACGCTGATCGGTTACTCGGTCAACGACAAGGTGGTGGTCTACGACCGCATGCGCGAGAACCTGCGCAAGTACAAGTCGATGCCCTTCTCCGAACTGATCGACCTGTCGATCAACCAGGTGATCATGCGATGCATCTTCACCTCGGTCGCCGTTGCCGCCGCGCTGCTGCCGATGGCGATCTGGGGCGGCGACACGGTCAAGCCGTTCGCCTGGCCGATGGTCTTCGGCGTCGTCGTCGCCACGTCCTCGTCGATCTACATCGGCGGCCCGATCCTGCTGTTCCTGTCCCGCTGGTGGAAGGACCGCGAGGGCAACCGCCTTCCGACGGCTGCGGAAGGACAGGCAGCCATCGAGCAAAAGTGAGGCGTGGACGCTACGGCGCCCACTCGACATTCTGCTGCAAAGGCCGGCCAAAGCGCCGGCTTTTGTGTTCGAGGACCGTCATTTTCCCGCCGAAGTCTTGCGGTTGTTGATGGCGGACCGTGAATGGCCGTGAGTCGAGATTCCTGGAAGGCACCGGGACATAGCGAACAGCGGTACTCGGCTGTGCGGTGGGCGGCCTGGAACGACAATTGCCACGGTGCTGTCGGGCGACAATTCGTATACGAGCATACCAAATGAAGGGGGCATCCATGCCGGGTTTTTCGGAACGACTGCGTATTCTCGTGCTCTTTGGCGGCCGATCCGCGGAGCACGACGTTTCCGTGCTTTCAGCAACCAATGTCATGGGGGCGCTGGATCCGGCCAAGTATGATCCAGTCCCCTTGTTCGTCACTCGCGATGGGCAATGGCTGATGAGCCGCTTCGACGGCGGGGTGCTGGCGAAACCTTCAGGTGGGACAGAGGTTTGCCTGATACCGGGCGGACATGGGCGTTTGATGGCATTTCCCGCCGATGGCGCACCTCACGAACTGCCGACGATCGACATCCTGTTTCCGGTGTTGCACGGCCAGTATGGCGAGGACGGATCGGTCCAGGGGCTGGCGGAGGTCGCGCGCGTGCCGCTCGTCGGTTGCGGGGTTCTCGGTTCGGCGACGGCCCTCGACAAGGATATCGCCAAGCGGCTTTTGAACGAGGCGGGCTTGCCCGTCGCGCGCGCTATGACGATCCACGAGGGCACGGCGCCGGATTTTGTGGCGGTGCAGGATACGCTCGGGCTTCCGGTCTTCATCAAACCCGCAAGTCAGGGCTCTTCCGTCGGTGTCAGCAAGGTCTCCACCGAACAGGAATATGAGGCGGCGCTCGCGGAGGGCT encodes:
- a CDS encoding D-alanine--D-alanine ligase family protein — its product is MPGFSERLRILVLFGGRSAEHDVSVLSATNVMGALDPAKYDPVPLFVTRDGQWLMSRFDGGVLAKPSGGTEVCLIPGGHGRLMAFPADGAPHELPTIDILFPVLHGQYGEDGSVQGLAEVARVPLVGCGVLGSATALDKDIAKRLLNEAGLPVARAMTIHEGTAPDFVAVQDTLGLPVFIKPASQGSSVGVSKVSTEQEYEAALAEGFRHDSKLLAEEFVRGREIECSVLEDTEGGLFVSRPGEIVPAESHGFYSYDAKYIDEHGAALKVPAELPQAIEESIREVAAKAFRALGCDGMARVDFFLTSDMRFLVNEINTIPGFTDISMYSKAMAASGVSYAEVIDRLVAHGLARAGRVV